One Campylobacter concisus DNA segment encodes these proteins:
- a CDS encoding DoxX family protein has translation MKNVDLGLLFLRLGLGICLFMHGFGKILHGVGGVKSILIDTGLPGFLAYFAYLSEVLAPIMIAVGFYSRLGALLVFGSSLVILYSFYGFSNLLELTNVNGFKAELIYLYIAMSLCIISTGSGKYAIKQD, from the coding sequence ATGAAAAATGTTGATCTTGGACTCTTATTTCTACGCTTAGGTCTTGGAATTTGCCTTTTTATGCACGGCTTTGGCAAAATTTTACACGGGGTCGGTGGCGTAAAGAGCATTTTAATTGATACTGGGCTGCCAGGCTTTTTGGCATATTTTGCCTATCTTAGCGAGGTTTTGGCCCCTATAATGATCGCTGTTGGTTTTTACTCAAGGCTTGGCGCGCTCCTAGTTTTTGGCTCAAGTCTCGTCATTTTGTACTCATTTTATGGGTTTTCAAATTTACTTGAGCTAACTAATGTAAATGGCTTTAAAGCAGAGCTTATATATCTTTATATCGCTATGTCACTTTGCATCATCTCGACTGGTAGTGGCAAATACGCTATCAAACAAGACTGA
- the nhaC gene encoding Na+/H+ antiporter NhaC — MNSIKKEPSFLLALTPILVMIVGLALGVGYMKLKVEPIILIAALVAGGIAWRLGYSWSELQEGVIEKISSSLPALMILWAVGLLIGSWVFSGTIPMIIYYGVDLISPQYLVLTAFVIAAIISTVTGTSWGSAGTVGVAIMGIAQGLDVNLAATAGAVVAGAYFGDKLSPLSDTTNLAPIAAGSELYEHIRHMFYTTIPATIVAIAAYLFFGSEAASSGANVSESVLALQGQLDKIFHWNIILLLPVFFVLAGSVLKWPTIPVMIIASLFSVLLGVIVQDFSFKNGFISVMTGFNVTMSGINMEFSKDITKLLNRGGVSSVNSTTILVICAMGFAGIISKTGMLTKVLHTIMAKVKSTAGVIISTIGSCLTVAFVTGSSYLSILIPGEMFKDFYKEKNLAAKNLSRTLEDSGTVIVPLIPWSAAGAYMTATLGVPTVEYLPWAILNYMGVVFAIILALTGIGIAKINKDAK, encoded by the coding sequence ATGAACTCTATAAAAAAAGAGCCTTCGTTTCTGCTAGCCCTTACGCCTATCTTGGTTATGATCGTAGGTCTTGCGCTTGGCGTTGGTTATATGAAACTAAAGGTTGAGCCGATCATTTTGATAGCAGCCCTCGTGGCTGGTGGTATCGCTTGGAGGCTAGGATATAGTTGGAGTGAGCTTCAAGAAGGGGTAATAGAGAAAATTTCAAGCTCACTGCCAGCACTTATGATACTTTGGGCAGTCGGTCTGCTCATTGGCTCGTGGGTATTTTCAGGTACCATCCCTATGATCATCTACTACGGCGTGGATCTTATAAGTCCGCAGTATCTAGTCCTAACCGCTTTTGTCATCGCAGCTATCATCTCAACCGTAACTGGCACATCTTGGGGTTCTGCTGGCACAGTCGGTGTCGCCATCATGGGCATAGCTCAAGGTCTTGATGTAAATTTAGCAGCAACTGCTGGTGCGGTAGTTGCAGGAGCATACTTTGGCGATAAACTCTCTCCACTCTCAGACACGACAAACCTAGCTCCGATAGCTGCTGGCTCAGAGCTTTATGAGCACATAAGACATATGTTTTATACGACTATCCCAGCAACTATCGTTGCGATAGCAGCTTATCTATTCTTTGGTAGCGAGGCGGCAAGTAGTGGTGCAAATGTTTCAGAGTCGGTTTTGGCGCTTCAAGGTCAGCTTGATAAAATTTTTCACTGGAACATCATCTTGCTTTTGCCTGTGTTTTTTGTCTTGGCTGGCTCGGTGCTAAAGTGGCCAACGATACCTGTCATGATCATAGCTTCGCTATTTTCAGTGCTTCTTGGCGTTATCGTTCAAGATTTTAGCTTTAAAAATGGCTTTATCTCAGTGATGACTGGCTTTAACGTCACGATGAGCGGCATCAATATGGAGTTTTCAAAAGATATCACTAAGCTTCTAAACAGAGGCGGCGTGAGCTCGGTAAATTCAACCACTATCCTAGTTATCTGCGCTATGGGCTTTGCTGGTATCATCTCAAAAACTGGCATGCTTACAAAGGTACTTCATACCATCATGGCGAAGGTCAAATCAACAGCAGGCGTCATCATCTCGACTATCGGCTCATGCCTAACTGTAGCATTTGTCACAGGTAGCTCATATCTTTCTATCCTCATCCCTGGCGAGATGTTTAAGGACTTTTATAAAGAGAAAAATTTAGCAGCCAAAAACCTATCAAGAACACTTGAAGACTCTGGCACCGTGATCGTCCCACTCATCCCTTGGTCAGCAGCAGGCGCATATATGACAGCTACACTTGGAGTGCCAACGGTAGAGTACTTGCCTTGGGCGATACTAAACTACATGGGTGTTGTCTTTGCAATCATTTTAGCACTTACTGGCATCGGCATAGCTAAGATAAACAAGGATGCCAAATGA
- the iadA gene encoding beta-aspartyl-peptidase — MILIKNAKIYSPKFLGKKDIFICNGKIVSIAENLEPNLPNVKVIDASNLVAIPGLIDKHVHITGGGGEGGFKTRVPEIMLSNLIEAGITTVVGLLGTDSTTRSVENLVAKAHALNDEGITCYAHTGAYSSKTPTITGEIEKDIVFVGPIIGTKLAISDHRSSSVSKDELAHIVSAGRVAGMISSKSGHTTLHMGDGKKGLNLIYEVLNEYDMPITLFQPTHVNRNEELFKQSFKFIKDGGYIDFTCMPGLTPLEAVKRIKKENLPTNKLTISSDGFGSYSSYDSDGNLLKIGIASVKSLYEEFINFVKDGFSIEEALPYFTTNVAKSVALQNKKGEIKENFDADILLIDEKFEIKFVVARGEILKDDSGFIKKGTYE, encoded by the coding sequence ATGATACTTATAAAAAATGCCAAAATTTACTCGCCAAAATTTCTTGGTAAAAAAGATATATTTATATGTAATGGCAAGATCGTCAGCATAGCTGAAAATTTAGAGCCAAATTTACCAAATGTAAAGGTGATCGACGCTTCAAATTTAGTAGCCATACCAGGCCTCATCGATAAGCACGTGCATATCACTGGAGGCGGCGGAGAGGGCGGCTTTAAGACTAGAGTGCCTGAGATCATGCTATCAAATTTAATAGAAGCTGGCATAACGACCGTGGTCGGACTACTTGGAACTGATAGCACAACAAGAAGCGTTGAAAATTTAGTCGCAAAAGCACACGCATTAAACGACGAGGGTATCACATGCTACGCTCACACGGGCGCATATAGCTCTAAAACGCCAACGATAACTGGCGAGATCGAAAAAGATATTGTCTTTGTTGGTCCCATAATCGGAACCAAGCTAGCCATAAGTGACCACCGCTCATCAAGCGTGAGCAAAGATGAGCTAGCTCACATAGTCTCGGCTGGCAGGGTCGCTGGTATGATCAGCTCAAAGTCAGGCCACACCACACTTCACATGGGCGACGGCAAAAAAGGCTTAAATTTGATCTATGAAGTGCTAAATGAGTACGACATGCCGATCACGCTATTTCAGCCAACGCACGTAAATAGAAACGAGGAGCTTTTTAAACAAAGCTTTAAATTTATAAAAGATGGCGGCTATATCGACTTTACCTGCATGCCTGGTCTTACGCCACTTGAAGCTGTGAAGCGCATCAAAAAAGAAAATTTACCAACAAACAAGCTCACGATAAGCTCAGACGGCTTTGGTAGCTACTCTAGCTACGATAGCGACGGAAATTTACTAAAAATTGGCATCGCTAGCGTTAAGAGCCTATATGAAGAGTTTATAAATTTTGTAAAAGATGGTTTTAGCATCGAGGAGGCGTTGCCATATTTCACAACAAACGTGGCAAAAAGCGTGGCCTTGCAAAACAAAAAAGGCGAGATAAAAGAAAATTTCGATGCAGATATTTTGCTAATCGATGAGAAATTTGAGATTAAATTTGTCGTTGCAAGGGGTGAAATTTTAAAAGACGACAGTGGTTTTATAAAAAAAGGAACTTATGAATAA
- the rpsL gene encoding 30S ribosomal protein S12: protein MPTINQLVRNERKKVTVKSKSPALKECPQRRGVCTRVYTTTPKKPNSALRKVAKVRLTSGFEVISYIGGEGHNLQEHSIVLVRGGRVKDLPGVKYHIVRGALDTAGVAKRTVSRSKYGAKRPKAGAAAPKK from the coding sequence GTGCCAACCATAAATCAATTGGTCAGAAATGAACGCAAGAAAGTGACTGTTAAGTCAAAATCTCCAGCGTTAAAAGAGTGCCCTCAAAGAAGAGGAGTTTGCACTAGGGTTTATACTACAACTCCTAAAAAACCAAACTCAGCTTTGAGGAAAGTTGCCAAAGTTAGGCTTACAAGCGGTTTTGAAGTCATCAGCTATATCGGCGGTGAAGGTCACAACCTACAAGAACACAGTATCGTTTTAGTTCGCGGCGGTAGGGTTAAAGACTTACCAGGTGTTAAATATCACATCGTTCGTGGCGCACTTGATACTGCTGGTGTTGCAAAAAGAACAGTTTCTCGTTCTAAATATGGTGCAAAACGCCCTAAAGCTGGCGCTGCTGCTCCAAAAAAGTAA
- the rpsG gene encoding 30S ribosomal protein S7 produces the protein MRRRKAPVREVLPDPIYGNKIITKFINSLMYDGKKSVATEIMYGAIKAIEKKNAEVKGIDVFNDAIENVKPILEVKSRRVGGATYQVPVEVRPARQQALAIRWLITFARKRSERTMVDKLANELLDAANSKGASFKKKEDTYKMAEANKAFAHYRW, from the coding sequence ATGAGAAGAAGAAAAGCTCCTGTAAGGGAAGTTTTACCTGATCCGATTTACGGAAATAAAATAATCACTAAATTTATTAATTCTCTTATGTATGATGGCAAAAAAAGCGTCGCTACAGAGATAATGTATGGTGCTATTAAAGCTATCGAAAAGAAAAATGCTGAGGTTAAAGGCATCGACGTTTTTAACGACGCTATCGAAAATGTAAAACCTATTTTAGAAGTTAAATCACGCCGTGTTGGTGGTGCTACTTATCAAGTGCCAGTTGAGGTTCGCCCAGCTCGCCAACAAGCTCTTGCTATCCGCTGGCTTATAACTTTTGCTAGAAAAAGAAGCGAAAGAACAATGGTTGATAAACTAGCAAATGAGCTTTTAGATGCGGCAAATTCAAAAGGTGCATCTTTCAAGAAGAAGGAAGATACTTACAAGATGGCAGAGGCTAATAAAGCATTTGCTCACTACCGCTGGTAA
- the fusA gene encoding elongation factor G: MAERKTPLHKVRNIGIAAHIDAGKTTTSERILFFTGMSHKIGEVHDGAATMDWMEQEKERGITITSAATTAFWKGYQVNLIDTPGHVDFTIEVERSMRVLDGAVAVFCSVGGVQPQSETVWRQANKYHVPRIVFVNKMDRIGANFFRVEEQIRERLKANPVPIQIPIGAEDNFKGVVDLVRMKAYVWNDEKKPTDYVEEEIPAEVKDKAEEYRAKLIEAVSETDDSLMEKFFAGEELTEEEIKKGIKAGCLRMTITPMLCGTAFKNKGIQPLLDAVVDYLPAPDEIAAINGVYEDGTEVTVESTDDGEFAALAFKIMTDPFVGQLTFIRVYRGSLESGSYAYNTVQDCKERIGRLLKMHSNKREEITELFAGEIGAVVGLKNTLTGDTLASEKDKVILERMDFPEPVISVAVEPKTKADQEKMAIALQKLAQEDPSFRVSTDEESGQTIISGMGELHLEIIVDRMLREFKVDAEVGQPQVAYRETIRKAVEQEYKYAKQSGGRGQYGHVFLRIEPLPAASGFEFVNDIKGGVVPKEYIPAVEKGCKEALQSGVLAGYPVEDVKVTLFDGSYHEVDSSEMAFKLAASMGFKEGARKAGAVILEPMMKVEVETPEEYMGDVIGDLNKRRGQVNSMDDRNGVKIIAAYCPLAQMFGYSTDLRSMTQGRATYSMEFDHYEEVPKNVSEEIIKKRNG; encoded by the coding sequence ATGGCAGAGAGAAAAACGCCTTTACATAAGGTAAGAAATATTGGTATTGCGGCTCACATTGATGCTGGAAAAACAACTACCAGTGAGAGAATTTTGTTCTTCACTGGTATGAGCCATAAGATAGGTGAGGTTCATGATGGTGCTGCTACTATGGACTGGATGGAGCAAGAAAAAGAGCGTGGTATTACTATTACATCGGCTGCAACTACAGCGTTTTGGAAGGGCTACCAAGTAAACCTAATCGACACTCCGGGACACGTTGACTTCACAATTGAAGTTGAGCGTTCTATGCGTGTTCTTGACGGTGCTGTTGCGGTATTTTGTTCTGTTGGTGGTGTTCAGCCACAGTCTGAAACTGTTTGGAGACAAGCAAATAAATATCACGTACCAAGAATCGTTTTTGTAAATAAAATGGACAGAATTGGTGCAAATTTCTTTAGAGTTGAAGAGCAGATCAGAGAAAGACTAAAAGCAAATCCAGTGCCTATTCAAATTCCAATCGGTGCAGAAGATAACTTTAAAGGCGTGGTTGATCTTGTAAGAATGAAAGCATACGTTTGGAATGACGAGAAAAAGCCAACTGATTATGTTGAAGAAGAAATTCCAGCTGAAGTTAAAGATAAGGCTGAAGAATACCGCGCAAAACTAATCGAAGCTGTTTCTGAGACAGACGATAGCTTGATGGAGAAATTCTTTGCAGGCGAAGAACTAACTGAAGAAGAGATCAAAAAAGGTATAAAAGCAGGCTGCTTAAGAATGACTATTACGCCTATGCTTTGCGGAACTGCGTTTAAGAACAAAGGTATTCAACCTCTACTTGACGCAGTAGTTGATTATCTGCCAGCTCCAGATGAGATCGCAGCGATAAATGGTGTTTACGAAGATGGTACTGAAGTGACTGTTGAAAGTACAGATGATGGCGAATTTGCCGCTCTTGCGTTTAAGATTATGACTGACCCATTTGTTGGACAGCTAACATTTATCCGTGTTTATAGAGGTAGCCTTGAAAGTGGTAGCTATGCTTACAACACAGTTCAAGACTGCAAAGAGAGAATCGGTCGCTTACTAAAAATGCACTCAAATAAACGTGAAGAGATTACTGAGCTTTTCGCTGGCGAAATCGGTGCTGTTGTTGGTCTAAAAAATACCCTAACTGGTGATACTCTTGCAAGTGAAAAAGATAAAGTTATCCTTGAGAGAATGGACTTCCCAGAGCCAGTTATCAGTGTCGCAGTTGAGCCAAAAACAAAAGCAGATCAAGAAAAAATGGCGATCGCTCTTCAAAAACTAGCTCAAGAAGATCCAAGCTTTAGAGTTAGCACTGATGAAGAGAGCGGACAAACTATCATTAGTGGTATGGGTGAGCTTCACCTAGAGATCATTGTTGATCGTATGCTTCGCGAATTTAAAGTTGATGCTGAAGTTGGTCAGCCACAAGTTGCTTACCGCGAAACTATCCGTAAGGCAGTTGAGCAAGAGTATAAGTATGCTAAACAATCAGGCGGTCGTGGTCAATATGGTCACGTATTCTTACGCATCGAGCCACTTCCAGCAGCTAGTGGATTTGAATTTGTTAACGACATCAAAGGTGGTGTTGTTCCAAAAGAGTACATCCCAGCTGTTGAAAAAGGTTGTAAAGAAGCGCTTCAAAGCGGTGTTCTTGCTGGATATCCAGTTGAAGATGTTAAAGTTACGCTTTTTGATGGTAGCTACCACGAAGTTGACTCATCTGAAATGGCATTTAAACTTGCTGCTTCTATGGGCTTTAAAGAGGGCGCTAGAAAAGCAGGTGCGGTTATCCTTGAACCTATGATGAAAGTTGAAGTTGAGACTCCAGAAGAGTATATGGGTGATGTTATCGGTGACCTTAATAAGCGCCGTGGTCAAGTAAATTCAATGGATGACAGAAATGGTGTAAAAATCATTGCAGCTTATTGTCCACTAGCTCAAATGTTTGGCTACTCAACAGATCTTCGCTCAATGACTCAAGGTCGTGCGACTTACTCTATGGAATTTGATCACTATGAAGAAGTTCCTAAAAACGTAAGTGAAGAGATTATTAAAAAGAGAAATGGCTAA
- a CDS encoding tRNA 2-selenouridine synthase has protein sequence MKINSIIVLLLTNIFLISCSVNQTYNNISVSELRKLAKKHGGVYVFNEKFEKEIATKEKTRREAELAIVNASKTDADMRKNLKGFDTKYPQILSNGKPYYTLRTYSKAVKLSKEYINKVIDYIGQDDYSKFMPDISVWSFYLDDNGNIVPIELTVTYDYEVKIYGLFGDEGRGFYTSRKESRYVPGGNKFILTNDKFEKVNKNE, from the coding sequence ATGAAAATTAATAGCATTATAGTTCTACTACTAACAAACATATTTTTAATATCTTGTTCTGTAAATCAAACATATAATAATATAAGTGTTTCTGAGTTAAGAAAATTAGCTAAGAAACATGGTGGAGTTTATGTATTTAATGAGAAATTTGAAAAAGAGATAGCCACCAAAGAAAAGACAAGGCGGGAAGCGGAGCTAGCAATAGTAAATGCTTCAAAAACAGATGCTGATATGCGAAAGAATTTAAAAGGATTTGATACAAAATATCCTCAAATCCTCTCAAATGGTAAGCCATACTATACTCTTAGAACTTATAGTAAAGCTGTAAAATTATCAAAGGAATATATTAATAAGGTGATAGACTATATAGGTCAAGATGATTATTCTAAATTTATGCCAGATATTAGTGTCTGGTCTTTTTATCTTGATGACAACGGCAATATAGTACCTATCGAACTCACAGTGACATATGACTATGAAGTCAAAATATATGGGCTATTTGGTGATGAAGGTAGAGGCTTTTATACGTCAAGAAAAGAGTCAAGATATGTACCAGGCGGAAATAAATTTATCCTTACTAACGATAAATTTGAAAAAGTAAATAAAAATGAGTGA
- a CDS encoding thioredoxin reductase has translation MAKQKSIKKLKHSSINYINKPREDVENLQIKNNSINKKFMLFNLALVVVVAAIIYFKWKGHDTYSVMALNGREVKIDKITNLIVAKKNDERQLAPEAAAQLVIDSRQILNSSPYRHYEPEYYDTKSDYESFKKWLDISYLSNSTKISPWTKSEKAYFESLKTRKERYAYLVKRSNLKCAMIHIPDDAIGRVDSNGKLTKPEYAEIYDEVDRNKNTLKSRLFNGEWRICAGILGDRQSFSSATVLNNSGFKTRARQAVFLAAQLGDVDALKVLARYFSSSSYISGSNKDLQTKTKFENLYRNPPLDEYGMIPYLDEIAGSYFVMDFNRGGVAAMPDNSLYKDLRELVEDKKELKDPRDIDANETTREEFVKYVNKNIGSYQYKFEEYGFSDLWEYREMEDFIDTTILGSLVMSLTPPEGYPNAPYYNTPEELTRLYEAGKLDKKLNPLIPVMYRDSFPKDLRRNILRYAKEHNITD, from the coding sequence ATGGCAAAACAAAAAAGTATAAAAAAATTAAAACATTCATCTATAAACTACATAAATAAACCAAGAGAAGATGTAGAAAATTTGCAAATCAAAAATAACAGCATTAATAAAAAATTTATGCTTTTTAATTTGGCTCTAGTTGTGGTAGTAGCGGCAATAATATATTTTAAGTGGAAAGGCCATGATACTTATAGTGTTATGGCACTTAACGGCAGAGAAGTAAAAATAGACAAAATAACAAATTTGATAGTCGCTAAAAAGAACGATGAAAGGCAATTAGCCCCAGAAGCTGCAGCCCAACTAGTCATAGATTCTCGTCAGATACTAAACTCATCTCCATATAGACACTATGAGCCAGAGTACTATGATACAAAGAGCGATTATGAGTCATTTAAAAAATGGCTAGACATAAGCTATCTTTCAAACTCTACTAAAATTTCACCTTGGACAAAATCGGAAAAAGCCTACTTTGAGAGCTTAAAGACTAGAAAAGAGAGATATGCATACTTGGTAAAAAGAAGCAATCTAAAATGCGCAATGATACACATACCTGATGATGCCATAGGTAGAGTAGATAGCAATGGCAAACTAACTAAACCAGAGTATGCTGAAATTTATGATGAAGTAGATAGAAATAAAAATACACTTAAATCAAGATTATTTAATGGTGAGTGGAGAATTTGCGCAGGTATATTAGGAGATAGACAATCGTTTTCTTCAGCTACTGTATTAAATAACTCAGGCTTTAAAACAAGAGCCAGACAAGCAGTATTTTTAGCAGCTCAACTAGGAGATGTAGATGCTTTAAAAGTACTAGCTAGATACTTTTCTTCTTCATCTTATATATCAGGCTCAAATAAAGACTTGCAAACAAAAACAAAATTTGAGAATTTATATAGAAATCCCCCACTAGATGAATATGGAATGATACCTTATCTTGATGAGATAGCAGGAAGCTATTTTGTGATGGATTTTAATAGGGGTGGAGTGGCAGCAATGCCAGATAATTCTTTATATAAAGACCTAAGAGAGCTTGTAGAGGATAAAAAAGAGCTAAAGGATCCAAGAGATATTGATGCAAACGAGACTACAAGGGAAGAATTTGTAAAGTATGTCAATAAAAATATAGGATCATATCAATATAAATTTGAAGAGTATGGCTTTTCAGATCTATGGGAGTATAGGGAAATGGAGGATTTTATAGATACAACCATCTTAGGCTCTTTGGTGATGTCATTAACGCCACCAGAGGGATATCCTAATGCACCGTACTACAACACACCAGAAGAGCTAACAAGACTATATGAGGCTGGCAAACTAGATAAGAAACTAAATCCTCTTATCCCTGTAATGTACAGAGATAGTTTTCCAAAAGATCTTAGACGAAATATACTAAGATATGCAAAAGAGCATAATATAACGGACTAA
- a CDS encoding rhodanese-like domain-containing protein, with protein MKKILLLGAVCCMLSADVKTVSISPDEIKKYDQIVDIRTPSEWQETGIITGAKTITFDPSDKSAFLDELSKAVDIKKPIALVCRSGRRSTAAAAAIDSSDLKIINLDGGMSSLIEQGYKTTPYKK; from the coding sequence ATGAAAAAAATTTTACTTTTAGGAGCCGTTTGTTGTATGTTGTCAGCTGATGTCAAAACTGTTAGTATAAGTCCAGATGAGATCAAAAAATATGATCAGATTGTCGATATTAGAACTCCATCTGAGTGGCAAGAGACTGGCATTATAACTGGTGCTAAAACCATCACTTTTGATCCAAGTGACAAGAGTGCATTTTTAGATGAGCTTTCAAAGGCAGTTGATATCAAAAAGCCTATCGCACTTGTTTGTAGAAGTGGCAGAAGAAGCACAGCAGCAGCCGCAGCGATAGATAGCTCAGATCTTAAGATTATAAATTTAGATGGTGGCATGAGTAGTTTAATCGAGCAAGGCTACAAAACTACACCTTATAAAAAATAG
- a CDS encoding Dps family protein, translating to MSKVILQLNTIQADANALYIKFHDLHWNVKGIQFFSVHEYTEKAYEDMSEIFDDAAERALMLGGRPIVKAEELAKVAHIKHEPKENYTPTEVLDIVLADYKHLLGEFKKLDELAEGDTTTQMYAQDQIAKFEKAIWMLNATLGK from the coding sequence ATGTCAAAAGTTATTTTACAGTTAAACACAATTCAGGCTGATGCAAACGCACTTTACATTAAATTTCACGATCTTCACTGGAACGTAAAAGGTATTCAATTTTTTAGCGTCCACGAGTATACTGAAAAAGCTTATGAGGATATGAGTGAGATTTTTGATGATGCAGCTGAGAGGGCTCTTATGCTTGGTGGCAGACCTATCGTCAAGGCTGAGGAACTAGCAAAAGTCGCTCACATAAAACACGAGCCAAAAGAGAACTACACTCCGACTGAAGTTTTGGATATTGTTTTGGCTGATTACAAGCACCTTTTGGGCGAGTTTAAAAAGCTTGACGAGCTTGCAGAGGGCGACACAACAACTCAGATGTACGCACAAGATCAAATAGCTAAATTTGAAAAAGCCATCTGGATGCTAAACGCAACACTTGGCAAATAA
- a CDS encoding hydrogenase-4 component G — protein MQISQIVSSYNTSSVKENVKSEISLHKDEKEVSKKQPEISNLSAKEISNSYFLQYQKDITQNASSNLLAQGGLSFSVPENLSDILAGLDLAGIGYNGKALGELSSDEASELVSENGFFGIANTADRIAGFVLNGAGDDVEKLKAGREGVAKGFEDAKKIWGGDLPEISQKTIEKTIETLDKKIAELGGNVLNVSA, from the coding sequence ATGCAAATCAGTCAAATCGTAAGCTCATACAACACATCAAGCGTAAAAGAAAATGTAAAATCAGAAATTTCGCTTCATAAAGATGAAAAAGAGGTTTCTAAAAAGCAGCCCGAGATTTCAAATTTAAGCGCGAAAGAGATCTCAAATAGCTACTTTTTGCAGTATCAAAAAGATATTACTCAAAATGCTAGTTCAAATTTACTAGCCCAAGGTGGTCTAAGCTTTAGTGTGCCTGAAAATTTATCAGACATTTTAGCTGGACTTGATCTAGCAGGTATCGGCTACAACGGCAAAGCTCTAGGAGAGCTAAGTAGCGATGAGGCGAGTGAGCTAGTTAGTGAAAATGGTTTTTTTGGCATCGCAAATACAGCTGATAGGATAGCCGGCTTTGTACTAAATGGCGCAGGTGATGATGTAGAGAAGCTAAAAGCTGGTAGAGAGGGCGTGGCAAAGGGCTTTGAGGACGCAAAGAAAATTTGGGGCGGTGATCTGCCTGAAATTTCACAAAAGACTATCGAAAAGACCATTGAGACGCTTGATAAAAAGATCGCTGAGCTTGGCGGTAATGTCTTAAACGTATCAGCCTAA
- a CDS encoding OprD family outer membrane porin: MKLTKISLAALVALGAFSSVASATPLEEAIKNVDLSGMARYRYTHLHKYDKTQKDVKKSNGAGHNFKMITNFKAAIDDNFFGVVGLRYNDTDGSGDNAGTGTDKTNTTGTFGVHQFYLGYKIGGTTITAGKQTIDSYFTDDAIGTGVRVVNEDIEGLTLTALAFDALEGNGESDGKLYDAAVTNKLDSYDVGNLYAAGIAGSFNPVSFQLWYGTLTNLADVLAADVSAKFDITNDFALGARLNYANSTADKEAKNILGYNDGNFYAGELSTSLFGFDLAAGYIGWKAQDKGVSAFTFEDQGGLITAGEDVFDWTYAEGKGNFFYATSAYTFDKFTVGLDYVKGTQKTSGGAGNPDVKDKVEEFVPRFAYQYNKKLTFSSFYSFQTHKLPDDVKTKEDKFRFEAKYSF; this comes from the coding sequence ATGAAACTAACAAAAATTAGTTTAGCCGCTTTGGTTGCTTTAGGCGCATTCTCAAGTGTAGCAAGTGCTACTCCACTTGAAGAAGCTATAAAAAATGTTGATCTTTCTGGTATGGCAAGATACAGATATACTCATTTACATAAGTATGACAAAACACAAAAAGATGTTAAAAAGTCAAATGGTGCTGGTCATAACTTTAAAATGATCACAAATTTTAAAGCTGCTATCGATGATAATTTCTTTGGCGTTGTTGGTTTAAGATACAATGATACTGATGGATCAGGTGATAATGCTGGTACTGGTACAGATAAAACAAACACAACTGGAACTTTTGGTGTTCACCAATTCTATCTTGGCTATAAGATCGGTGGTACTACTATAACAGCTGGTAAACAAACTATTGACTCATACTTTACTGATGACGCTATCGGTACTGGTGTAAGAGTAGTAAATGAAGATATAGAAGGTCTTACTCTAACAGCTTTAGCTTTTGATGCTCTTGAAGGCAATGGCGAGAGCGATGGCAAATTATATGATGCAGCTGTAACTAATAAATTAGATAGCTATGACGTTGGTAACTTATATGCAGCTGGTATTGCTGGTTCATTTAATCCAGTTAGCTTCCAACTATGGTATGGCACATTAACTAACCTAGCTGATGTACTTGCAGCTGACGTTTCAGCTAAATTCGACATCACTAATGACTTTGCTCTAGGTGCAAGACTTAACTATGCAAATAGCACAGCTGATAAAGAAGCTAAAAACATCCTTGGCTACAATGATGGTAACTTCTATGCTGGCGAACTTTCAACTTCACTATTTGGTTTTGATCTAGCTGCTGGTTATATCGGCTGGAAAGCTCAAGATAAGGGTGTGTCAGCATTTACATTTGAAGATCAAGGTGGTCTAATAACTGCTGGTGAAGATGTATTTGACTGGACATATGCAGAGGGTAAAGGTAACTTCTTCTATGCAACAAGTGCATATACATTTGATAAATTCACTGTTGGCTTAGACTATGTTAAAGGTACTCAAAAAACTTCAGGTGGCGCTGGTAACCCAGATGTAAAAGATAAAGTTGAAGAATTTGTTCCAAGATTTGCTTACCAATACAACAAAAAGCTAACATTTAGCTCATTCTATTCTTTCCAAACTCACAAACTACCTGATGATGTGAAGACAAAAGAAGACAAATTTAGATTTGAAGCTAAATACTCATTCTAA